In Mucilaginibacter sp. KACC 22063, the genomic stretch CTGTTCCAGCGTTTTAGCTTGTTAACTATCTGGATCGACTGCCTGTCCTTAATCCGCCCGCCCGGATGATAATAATCTGACATCAGGGTTTTCATAGCACTGTGTATTTCAGTAAACGTTCCGTTTAAGATCAGGGGTAAGTTATTCAATGTCAGGTCTGCTAAAGCATCGGCCATGGCTGCTGCATAATAAGGGCAATCCCAATCATGCCTGTAAGGATCATCTCCTTTAATATTTACTTTCTGTAGCGGGTGAGAAATATCTTCTATGATCTCTGCAATGGCTACGCCAAATACATTCGAAAACTCTTCGACGAAATGAGGCCACCAACGCGGGTGATGTGGCAGGTCTTTAAGCAGTGTGTCACACACCAGCACCCGTTTAGGAAAATCCGGATTGGCCGGATCCATCACTACCAAAGAAACACCATAATGCCCCTCTTTAGGCGAATGCCTGCTATAAATCACAAAAACCGTATCCCGCATTTGACCTGCTTGCTGCATAGCTGCGGTAAATACTTTAACATCCTGCAAGCGGTTTTCTAAAAAACCACGCCTGAACATTACCTGCAACCTGCCATTAGCCTTTGAAACACACCGCCTGCTGTTTTCATCAAAAACATTGTTATTAGCAGGGCGGCTGGAAAAGTGATTACCGCTGTTATAACGCAACTCTTCTGAACCTTCCGGATAAGTGCTGATATCGGCTACATCACCGGCTGCTGTTTGCTTATCGGGGTGTATAGAACGAAATGGAACGTGCATGCGCTCACTTTCCATACGCCGCGCCAGGTTATAAATACGTTGTTCTGTTTTTGATAGTAACGGATCACCGGTTATCTCATCAAAGTAAACACGTTTGGTACTGCGACTCAAATGGCGAAATATATAACGCTTTTTCAGCAGTTCCTGAAGTGGGTACTCGGTATTCAGAAAAAAATCTCGTAAGGCGTCATTTGACAGATATTCGTCCAATGTTTGATCAAACCAAAGCAGCGTTTCGCCTTCATGTTTTTTCAGCCACTTTTTTAAAAACTTATACACCTCCCTCTCAAAGCGGTCGTTAACCGCTTGTGCCACCTCGCTGGTGCAATAGTTTAATTTCATTAATTATCTGTGGAAATAAATTGTAAGCAAAACTGTTATAAACCCTGGCTACACACTACAGAAATATCTTATTTCTTAATAAAGAAACACTATAAAGATAAATAATTTCACCCAATAAGAGATGAACTTAACTTTAATTAAATAATAAATCTTGATAAAGAATTATGACATCCGAAGATTGCAATTCAGAAGCTTACAGTACATGCCAAATTTATAAATATTAAAGCATGTGGAATGCAGAAATATTTATTTTTCAAGCTGATTTTAACAATACAGCATGAAGAATAAATAAGTAGTTCCTTAGTATATCGGCGGGAACTTGTCCGGATTGGTCTCGTTCATCATTTGGTAAGCGGTTTCAATAACATCATCAAGAGATGGTTTACTGAAATAATCACCATCCGAACCATAAGGCGGGCGGTGCTCCTTAGCACAAAGCGTACGTGGCTGGCTGTCCATCAGGTAATAACCACCTTGTGCTTCTAATATCTTTTGAAGGATATATGCAGATGCGCCACCGGGTACATCCTCATCTATTATAAGCAGCTTACTTGTTTTTTGCAGCGATTTGATACAGATGCCATCTTTATCGAAAGGATACAAGGTTTGCGGATCTATGATCTCAATATCCACACCTAACTTTTCAAGTTCAGCGGCTGCTTCCTGTACAATACGTAAAGTTGAACCGTAAGAAATAACCGTGATGTCAGCACCTTCTCGTAATATCTCCGCTTTACCCAGCGGCACGGTAAACTCACCCGGGTTGGCAGGTAATTTCTCTTTAAGTCGATAACCATTCAGGCTTTCCACAACAATAGCAGGCTCGTCACCACGCAGCAGGGTATTATACATACCTGCGGCTTGTGTCATATCCCGCGGAACACACAAATGCAAGCCACGCATAGAGTTAAGGATAGTGCCCATCGGCGAACCGGAGTGCCATATACCTTCCAACCTGTGGCCTCGTGTACGTACAATAACAGGCGCTTTCTGGCCGCCACGTGTACGATAGCTAAGGCTGGCAATATCATCACTTAAAACCGTCATGGCGTAAATGAGATAATCGAGATACTGGATCTCAGCAATAGGCTTTAAACCACGCATGGCCAAACCCATCCCCTGCCCTATAATGGTAGCCTCGCGGATACCGGTATCCGTAATTCTTAAATCACCGTATTTATTTTGTAAACCGGCAAATCCCTGATTAACATCGCCAATGTTACCCACATCTTCACCAAAGGCAACAATGCTTTTATCACGACTAAAGTTGGCATCAAAGCAAGCGTTTAAAACCTCGCGACCGTCAACCATTTTGTTATCAGGTGTATAATGCGCTGGTACTTCGGGCACATTCAAAGGCGAATGCGGCGTACCGGTAAATAACTTTGAATTATAGCGTTCGTCGTTTACTTCTTTCTGATAGTTGAGCCAGCTGATTAGCTCCTGTTTGACATTCAGGTTTTCGCGTGCTACCAAACGCAGCGCTTTGCGAACAGCAGCAATAACATCGCGTCGGCCTGGATCAAGGCATGAGCGCAGTTCAGCAGTAATTTGTTGTAATTCTTCGTGCTCGGCAGATTGGCGCGCCAGATCATCTATCAAGTTGGCAGCTTCATCAAGTTCGGCCTTAATTTCAGCAGCAAGTTCGTTCCATGCCTCTTTCTGGCTGTTACGCACGGTTTGTTTTGCTTCGGCTTCCAGTTTATCAATTTCCTGCTCGGTTGCAATGGCTGAAGAGATCATCCACTTACGCATTTGCAAAAGGCAATCGTGCTCTGCTTCCCAAGCCAGGCGCTCTTTAGACTTATAACGCTCATGAGAACCTGACGTAGAATGGCCCTGCGGCTGTGTCATCTCCGTAACGTGGATTAACACCGGCACCTGCTCGGTACGACATACTTCTATGGCACGGCTGTAAGTTTCGCACAGGGCAACATAATCCCAACCTCGAACTTTAAATATTTCGTAGCCGTTGGTACCATCTTCGCGCTGGAAACCTTTTAATATTTCTGATATGTCTTCTTTGGTAGTTTGCAGTTTGGCGGGTACAGAAATAGCATAAGCGTCATCCCAAACCGAAATGGCCATGGGTACCTGTAAAACGCCCGCTGCATTAAAGCTTTCCCAGAATAAGCCCTCAGATGTAGATCCATTGCCAATTGAACCGAAAGCCACCTCATTCCCTTTTTTTGAAAACTGTGTTTGCTGGTGCAATTCAGGATTTTCACGGTACAATTTTGAGGCATAAGCCAAACCCAGTAAACGCGGCATATGCCCACCGGTGGTAGAAATATCTGCCGAGCAGTTCATGGTTTCGGCCTGGTTGATCCAATTGCCGTCGGCATCTACGTACCTTGTGGCATAGTGACAGTTCATTTGCCTGCCTGCGGATGCCGGGTCTTTATCAATATCAGGATGAGCGTATAGTTGCGCAAAAAACTCTTTAAGCGTGCTCATGCCTGTAGCAAACATAAAGGTTTGATCGCGATAATAACCTGCGCGCCAGTCGCCCGGCTTAAAGGCCTTAGCCATAGCCAGTTGCGCTACTTCTTTACCATCACCAAATATGCCGAACTTAGCCTTACCGGTAAGTACCTCCCGGCGGCCAAGCAAAGCAGCCTGGCGGCTTTCGAAACCTATACGGTAATCGTTAATGACGATTTTTTTAAAATCCTCAAAATTCAGTTCAGCAGTATCAAACCTGCTGGTAGTATTTAGCTTGGTCTGAGGCATATTTTATTTTGTTTAGAAGGCAAAGTTATAAAATTGAATTTTGTAATCACATGTAACAACAATGTAATAATGCTGTAACTGATTAAACTTTTGCATAATATAAATTGTTCTATATTTGTGATTAAGATTTACAAGGATATGAAAAAGTTAATGATATTATGCGCAGTTGTTTTAGGATTTGCCCTAAATGCATCTGCCCAAACAGACAACAAAGCTGAATTTAAATTTAATGAGGAAAAGCACGATTTCGGCAAAATACCTCAGGGTAAACCAGTTACAACAGTATTTACATTTACCAATGTTGGTCAAGAGCCTTTGATACTTACAGAAGTGAAACCTACCTGCGGTTGTACTATTGCCGACTATACTAAAACGCCTGTTAAAAAAGGCGAATCAGGCCAGATTAAAATTACTTACAACGCTGCGGTGGTTGCACCGTTTAACAAAACCATTGTAGTTACATCAAACGCTAAAACGCCACAAAAATATTTAAACATTGTGGGTGAGGTAGTTGCGGCACCTGCTGCAAGTAGCAAATAATTTTAATTTAAAAGATTTTGAAAAGAGGTGCAAGTTTTTGCGCCTCTTTTTGTTTTGGGCTATATCTGTTAACTTTGCCTTATGCCAAAAATATCGCTCAAAGGCGAGCAGATGCCCGCCTCTCCTATCCGCAAGCTTACCCCTTTTGCCGACAAAGCAAAACTTGAGGGCAAAAAAGTGTACCATTTAAATATCGGCCAGCCTGATATTGAAACGCCGCAAGGCATGCTTGATGCCATACATAAAAGTAATTTTAAGGTATGGGCTTATACGGCTTCGGAAGGGACGTTATCTTACCGCCAGAAACTGAGCGAATATTACAACAAGCTTGGCTACAACATCACCCCGCAAAATATTATTGTAACCACAGGTGGTTCTGAGGCTATTACTATTGCCATGATGACCTGCCTTAATCCTGGTGACGAGGTGATTATTCCTGAACCATTTTATGCAAACTATAATGGTTTTGCCTGCCAGAGCGATATTGTTGTAAAGCCCATTTTATCATACATTGAAAATGGTTTTGCGTTACCTGCCATAGCTGACTTTGAAAAGCTGATCACAGAAAAGACAAAGGCCATCATCATCTGTAACCCTAATAACCCCACCGGTTACTTATATTCGAAAGAAGAATTAGAAGAATTAAAGAAACTATGCCTTAAGCATGATCTTTATTTATTCTCTGACGAGGCGTACCGCGAGTTTTGCTATGATGGCCGGGAGTTTGTATCACCGATGCACCTGGAAGGGTTAGATGAAAATGTAATTGTGATGGATACGGTAAGCAAGCGCTACAGTGCCTGCGGTGCACGCTTAGGCTGCCTGATCACCAAAAATGAAGCGGTACTTAAAACAGCCTTGAAATTTGCACAGGCAAGGTTAAGTCCGGGTATGCTTGAACAAATAGCAGGCGAAGCCGCAGTTGATACCCCAGATAGCTATTTTGAAGCCGTAAATAAAGAATATACCTACCGCCGTGATGTTTTGGTAAATGCACTGAACAAAATGGAAGGCGTTTACTGCCCTAACCCTGGTGGTGCATTTTATGTAGTGGCACGTTTCCCGATTGATAATGCCGATAAGTTTTGCCAATGGATGCTGGAAGAATTTAGCCATGACAATCAGACAGTGATGATGGCACCTGCAACTGGTTTTTACAGCACAAATGGCGCCGGAAGCAATGAAGTAAGAATGGCATACGTTTTGAATGGTAATGACTTGCAGAACGCAATGATCTGCCTGGAAAAAGCCCTGGTGGAATATTCGGGAAGGACAGTTGAAAGTGATAAGTTAAAGGTTGAAAGTTTATAATTTCGTACGAGAGTCACTTTTAACTAAAAACTTTATACTTTTGACTTCTTAATAATAATGGGGTCGACCGGAATTGACAGGATGGAGATAAATAAGTAAGCATGCAGCGCGTTGGGTGAATTAGCGCTTTAATCTGAACGCTCAAACTTTCAAATGGCGAAAATACTTACGCCTTAGCTGCCTAATTTAGAATTAGCATAGCTTTTGTCC encodes the following:
- a CDS encoding DUF1573 domain-containing protein; the protein is MKKLMILCAVVLGFALNASAQTDNKAEFKFNEEKHDFGKIPQGKPVTTVFTFTNVGQEPLILTEVKPTCGCTIADYTKTPVKKGESGQIKITYNAAVVAPFNKTIVVTSNAKTPQKYLNIVGEVVAAPAASSK
- a CDS encoding thiamine pyrophosphate-dependent enzyme, whose amino-acid sequence is MPQTKLNTTSRFDTAELNFEDFKKIVINDYRIGFESRQAALLGRREVLTGKAKFGIFGDGKEVAQLAMAKAFKPGDWRAGYYRDQTFMFATGMSTLKEFFAQLYAHPDIDKDPASAGRQMNCHYATRYVDADGNWINQAETMNCSADISTTGGHMPRLLGLAYASKLYRENPELHQQTQFSKKGNEVAFGSIGNGSTSEGLFWESFNAAGVLQVPMAISVWDDAYAISVPAKLQTTKEDISEILKGFQREDGTNGYEIFKVRGWDYVALCETYSRAIEVCRTEQVPVLIHVTEMTQPQGHSTSGSHERYKSKERLAWEAEHDCLLQMRKWMISSAIATEQEIDKLEAEAKQTVRNSQKEAWNELAAEIKAELDEAANLIDDLARQSAEHEELQQITAELRSCLDPGRRDVIAAVRKALRLVARENLNVKQELISWLNYQKEVNDERYNSKLFTGTPHSPLNVPEVPAHYTPDNKMVDGREVLNACFDANFSRDKSIVAFGEDVGNIGDVNQGFAGLQNKYGDLRITDTGIREATIIGQGMGLAMRGLKPIAEIQYLDYLIYAMTVLSDDIASLSYRTRGGQKAPVIVRTRGHRLEGIWHSGSPMGTILNSMRGLHLCVPRDMTQAAGMYNTLLRGDEPAIVVESLNGYRLKEKLPANPGEFTVPLGKAEILREGADITVISYGSTLRIVQEAAAELEKLGVDIEIIDPQTLYPFDKDGICIKSLQKTSKLLIIDEDVPGGASAYILQKILEAQGGYYLMDSQPRTLCAKEHRPPYGSDGDYFSKPSLDDVIETAYQMMNETNPDKFPPIY
- a CDS encoding pyridoxal phosphate-dependent aminotransferase codes for the protein MPKISLKGEQMPASPIRKLTPFADKAKLEGKKVYHLNIGQPDIETPQGMLDAIHKSNFKVWAYTASEGTLSYRQKLSEYYNKLGYNITPQNIIVTTGGSEAITIAMMTCLNPGDEVIIPEPFYANYNGFACQSDIVVKPILSYIENGFALPAIADFEKLITEKTKAIIICNPNNPTGYLYSKEELEELKKLCLKHDLYLFSDEAYREFCYDGREFVSPMHLEGLDENVIVMDTVSKRYSACGARLGCLITKNEAVLKTALKFAQARLSPGMLEQIAGEAAVDTPDSYFEAVNKEYTYRRDVLVNALNKMEGVYCPNPGGAFYVVARFPIDNADKFCQWMLEEFSHDNQTVMMAPATGFYSTNGAGSNEVRMAYVLNGNDLQNAMICLEKALVEYSGRTVESDKLKVESL